One part of the Pirellulales bacterium genome encodes these proteins:
- a CDS encoding GIY-YIG nuclease family protein — protein MLSRVEACRCISAAEHLFYVYLLIDQCGQPFYVGKGTQWRCFAHEKESLNPENNTEKHRLIRKMLDSEIEVRYQFAGFFPTDDEAHDEERRLIRLFGRRNQGSGILCNLTDGGEGHSRDYPPEPFQRNSDGIPIGKVIEYPSTEQLKPPLFWTGDLSDFSWIQEDRNLIQSQDVELNKSRLVMPLIAFWQYAGWTIQVFWEQTSVFDPAEIDLKGLAECVHFRFFDNTNLLIEDSIRATAHSIITPGRLVALVLRALAGGENTKIVSANSLNRVCKQCARVDLTKRLQAWCFHQQHWLLKFANDLEDCSPPPPPIKVFNDKLPDKFLLIKPDGEITNNLEEFHKLLRLAWVAFIQHGLGEKQFAQLNQLDLRGLVMYMWSGLAPIDGTFIAYSYSCPTIKVNLNEAKLTRMQLINEWNKEFPSMPLPIGSSREGPAFMEREIRAIVRTIVDLHNNQLEVLPRRGADK, from the coding sequence ATGTTGTCAAGAGTTGAGGCGTGTCGTTGTATAAGTGCTGCGGAACATCTTTTTTACGTCTATTTATTAATAGATCAGTGTGGTCAGCCGTTTTACGTTGGTAAGGGAACACAGTGGAGATGTTTCGCACATGAAAAAGAATCGTTAAATCCAGAGAATAACACTGAAAAACATCGATTGATCCGTAAAATGTTGGATTCTGAAATTGAAGTTCGCTACCAATTCGCTGGCTTTTTTCCAACAGATGATGAGGCACACGATGAAGAGCGACGATTAATTAGATTGTTTGGCCGAAGAAATCAGGGATCTGGCATTTTGTGTAACCTTACAGACGGTGGAGAAGGTCACAGTCGCGACTATCCACCAGAACCATTTCAAAGAAATTCAGATGGAATACCGATTGGAAAAGTTATTGAGTATCCGAGCACAGAGCAATTGAAACCTCCACTTTTTTGGACTGGTGATCTTTCTGATTTTTCATGGATACAAGAAGATAGAAACCTTATACAATCACAGGATGTTGAATTGAATAAATCGCGCCTCGTAATGCCATTGATTGCATTCTGGCAGTATGCTGGATGGACAATACAAGTTTTTTGGGAGCAAACGAGCGTATTTGATCCCGCAGAAATAGATCTGAAAGGTCTAGCGGAATGTGTGCATTTCAGGTTCTTCGATAACACGAATTTATTAATTGAGGATAGTATTCGAGCCACAGCTCATTCAATAATTACCCCAGGTAGATTAGTCGCTCTTGTTTTACGTGCGCTTGCAGGCGGTGAAAACACAAAAATCGTAAGTGCCAACTCATTAAATCGCGTTTGTAAGCAGTGTGCAAGAGTCGATCTAACAAAGCGATTGCAGGCGTGGTGTTTCCACCAACAGCATTGGCTTCTAAAATTTGCTAATGATCTAGAAGATTGCTCACCGCCCCCTCCACCTATAAAGGTTTTTAACGATAAATTACCCGATAAATTTTTATTAATCAAGCCTGATGGCGAGATTACGAATAATCTAGAAGAATTTCATAAGCTTTTGAGGCTTGCTTGGGTTGCATTTATCCAACACGGACTTGGGGAGAAACAATTTGCTCAACTCAACCAATTGGATTTGCGCGGGCTTGTAATGTATATGTGGTCGGGACTTGCACCAATCGATGGAACATTTATTGCTTACTCATACAGTTGTCCTACTATTAAAGTTAACTTAAATGAAGCTAAGCTGACAAGAATGCAATTAATCAATGAATGGAATAAGGAATTTCCAAGTATGCCGCTTCCTATTGGTAGTAGTCGCGAAGGACCAGCGTTCATGGAACGAGAAATTCGTGCGATTGTACGGACAATTGTTGATTTGCACAATAATCAATTAGAAGTATTACCTCGCCGTGGTGCTGATAAATGA